From a single Micromonospora sp. WMMD1102 genomic region:
- a CDS encoding IS1380 family transposase — MSASHSLDRLVVSADDGNAVSDAGLLVAASLGQRLGLPGLLREHVTVPGSLGAHPDDKCLTVIHSLLAGGDCIDDVAALRAGSTQAVLGHRVAAPSTVGSFLRAFGFNHARQLDVVARRLLARAVAAGASPGLTESVTVDIDSTLCETYGLGKAGAREVMRTGRRGYHPLLAVIAGTGDVAHARLRRGRSNDATAAPVFIKETIGRVRAAGAAGNLVFRMDSGFYLHDVVAACRAAGVRFSIGARMIGNLKHVIPAIDDTAWTPIDYFLPGAAVTEITWTPFTQDTHGHDRPNPAPVRLIVRRTPCTDALARNTGRAAQQALFPVYDYHPFITDRDGPMLDLEADHRRHAEVELAIRDLKHGMGLAHLPTKSFGGNAAWLVLNTIAHNLTRWTARLGLSLPRVTAKTVRRKIYTVGARLTRTARRLHLHLPRAWPWADALLTALHRIRALPPPAG, encoded by the coding sequence GTGTCAGCATCGCACAGCTTGGATCGGCTTGTTGTCAGCGCGGATGACGGTAATGCCGTGTCGGATGCGGGTCTGCTGGTGGCGGCGTCGTTGGGGCAGCGGCTGGGTCTGCCTGGGCTGTTGCGGGAGCATGTGACGGTGCCGGGCAGTCTGGGCGCGCATCCGGACGACAAGTGCCTGACGGTGATCCACTCGCTGCTGGCCGGTGGGGACTGCATCGATGATGTGGCCGCGTTGCGGGCCGGGTCGACCCAGGCGGTGCTGGGTCACCGGGTGGCGGCGCCCTCGACGGTCGGGTCGTTTCTGCGGGCGTTCGGGTTCAACCACGCCCGGCAACTCGATGTGGTCGCCCGCCGGCTGCTGGCCCGGGCGGTCGCCGCCGGGGCGTCACCCGGCCTGACCGAGTCGGTGACGGTGGACATCGACTCCACGCTGTGTGAGACGTACGGGCTGGGCAAAGCCGGCGCGCGGGAGGTGATGCGCACCGGACGGCGGGGCTATCACCCCCTGCTCGCGGTGATCGCCGGCACCGGCGACGTCGCGCACGCCCGACTGCGGCGGGGCCGGTCCAACGACGCCACCGCCGCGCCGGTGTTCATCAAGGAGACCATCGGCCGTGTGCGGGCCGCCGGCGCAGCCGGGAACCTCGTGTTCCGGATGGATTCCGGGTTCTACCTGCACGACGTGGTCGCCGCCTGCCGGGCCGCCGGAGTGCGGTTCTCCATCGGCGCCCGCATGATCGGCAACCTGAAACACGTCATCCCCGCCATCGACGACACCGCCTGGACTCCGATCGACTACTTCCTACCCGGCGCCGCCGTCACCGAGATCACCTGGACCCCGTTCACCCAGGACACCCACGGCCACGACCGGCCCAACCCGGCCCCGGTCCGGCTGATCGTGCGCCGCACCCCCTGCACCGACGCGTTGGCCCGCAACACCGGCCGCGCCGCCCAACAGGCTCTGTTCCCCGTCTACGACTACCACCCGTTCATCACCGACCGCGACGGGCCGATGCTCGACCTGGAAGCCGACCACCGCCGCCACGCCGAGGTCGAACTAGCCATCCGCGACCTCAAACACGGCATGGGCCTGGCCCACCTACCCACCAAAAGCTTCGGCGGCAACGCCGCCTGGCTGGTCCTGAACACCATCGCCCACAACCTGACCCGCTGGACCGCCCGCCTCGGCCTCAGCCTGCCCCGCGTCACCGCCAAGACCGTCCGCCGCAAGATCTACACCGTCGGCGCACGCCTCACCCGCACCGCCCGCCGCCTGCACCTACACCTACCCCGCGCCTGGCCCTGGGCCGACGCGCTCCTCACCGCCCTGCACCGCATCCGCGCCCTGCCCCCACCCGCCGGCTAA
- a CDS encoding PHP domain-containing protein, whose amino-acid sequence MTGRDPLADLRRIAFLLERANEATFRVRAFRSAAKVLAELPAEELASRAGAGTLTELPGVGDVTARTVAESLRGEEPVYLRRLLATEGLDLGEEAAALRAALRGDCHSHSDWSDGGSPIEEMALAAVELGHEYLVLTDHSPRLTVARGLTAARLRRQLDYVAAVNDALPEGFRILTGIEVDILDDGSLDQDEELLARLDVVVGSVHSNLRDPKARMTRRMLAAVANPHLDILGHCTGRMVSSRPPGVTGPGDRGHRARTRPPSEFDAEAVFAACAEYDKAVEINSRPERQDPPKRLLRLAVEAGCRFAVDTDAHAPGQLDWQRFGCERAVLCGVPAERVVNTWSAGELLEWTGSHPG is encoded by the coding sequence ATGACCGGACGGGACCCCCTCGCCGACCTGCGCCGAATCGCCTTCCTGCTGGAGCGGGCGAACGAGGCCACCTTCCGGGTCAGGGCGTTCCGGTCGGCCGCGAAGGTCCTGGCCGAGCTGCCCGCCGAGGAGCTGGCGAGCCGGGCCGGGGCGGGCACCCTCACCGAACTTCCCGGGGTCGGCGACGTGACCGCCCGGACCGTCGCCGAGTCGCTGCGCGGCGAGGAGCCGGTCTATCTGCGCCGGCTGCTCGCCACCGAGGGACTCGACCTGGGCGAGGAGGCCGCCGCGTTGCGAGCGGCGCTGCGCGGCGACTGCCACAGCCACTCCGACTGGTCGGACGGCGGTTCGCCGATCGAGGAGATGGCGCTCGCCGCCGTCGAGCTGGGGCACGAATATCTGGTACTCACCGACCACTCGCCCCGGCTGACCGTGGCCCGGGGGCTGACCGCCGCCCGGTTGCGCCGGCAGCTCGACTACGTCGCGGCGGTCAACGACGCGCTGCCGGAGGGCTTCCGGATCCTCACCGGGATCGAGGTGGACATCCTCGACGACGGTTCGCTGGACCAGGACGAGGAGCTGCTGGCCCGGCTGGACGTGGTGGTCGGCTCGGTGCACAGCAACCTGCGGGACCCGAAGGCCCGGATGACCCGGCGGATGCTGGCCGCGGTCGCCAACCCGCACCTGGACATCCTGGGCCACTGCACCGGGCGGATGGTCTCGTCCCGGCCGCCCGGGGTGACCGGTCCCGGCGACCGGGGACACCGGGCGCGTACCCGGCCGCCGAGCGAGTTCGACGCCGAGGCGGTCTTCGCCGCGTGTGCCGAGTACGACAAGGCTGTCGAGATCAACTCTCGGCCGGAGCGGCAGGACCCGCCGAAGCGGCTGCTCCGGCTGGCCGTGGAGGCGGGCTGCCGGTTCGCCGTCGACACCGACGCGCACGCCCCGGGCCAGCTCGACTGGCAGCGATTCGGCTGTGAGAGGGCGGTGCTGTGCGGCGTACCGGCGGAGCGGGTGGTCAACACCTGGTCGGCCGGAGAGCTGCTGGAGTGGACCGGCTCACACCCGGGCTGA
- a CDS encoding M48 family metallopeptidase, which translates to MVATFRALASVLMLAGFYVVALVQFGGAVALGIWLTSVLNGVLALKIVFPLFVATVGAVSVALWKAIRARPEPPEGLPVGPDQAPELWRTVHELAGVVGTRVPDEIRLLPEVNAAVTEDAKLLGLISGRRILYIGLPLLQAMSVDQVRSVLAHELGHYSGRHTRLGAVAYRGRLALGGTINRIGPGNPVGWVFKGYARLYLLVDNAASRRQELEADRASVQVAGRAAAASALRELPVLDAAWGFYFQRYVHPGWEAGFVPDDLFGGFYALLGARQAELAELRGNEPDGTGSRWDTHPPIPERISVIATAPDVPRPADNRPGYALLPQIAALGRRLQDRVVDVGDRQVLPWPQFTHAMVAAGVQRQTDAVFRALGRFTGAPEPGLPVLFEVVQAGRLGEFAEQFFPNADRPEATRRFAEPMETLLQSAAVTAQVAWWQHSWSEPARLVGRDGRPISFAEIAELAVWAQTLPEAVGRLTGLGIDPTHGRVVQRRATASGARLLAGLANIKVDGVEHDVLMLNRGLVLVGNPGKADKGTKRLRELVSSTPVAELAGRHQFLPFEEVAGATIRKQVPLKAELVLHDGRRLALQEAWSSELLEKKSRDTLLEALRSFGES; encoded by the coding sequence GTGGTCGCCACTTTCCGCGCGCTGGCGTCGGTGCTGATGCTCGCCGGGTTCTACGTCGTCGCACTCGTCCAGTTCGGCGGTGCGGTGGCCCTGGGCATCTGGCTCACGTCGGTACTCAACGGCGTACTCGCACTGAAGATCGTCTTTCCGCTCTTCGTGGCCACGGTCGGCGCCGTCTCGGTCGCGCTCTGGAAGGCGATCCGGGCCAGGCCGGAGCCGCCGGAAGGGCTACCGGTCGGCCCCGACCAGGCCCCGGAGCTGTGGCGTACGGTGCACGAGCTGGCCGGCGTGGTCGGCACCCGGGTACCGGACGAGATCCGGCTGCTGCCCGAGGTCAACGCCGCGGTGACCGAGGACGCCAAACTGCTCGGCCTGATCAGCGGCCGGCGAATCCTCTACATCGGACTGCCCCTGCTCCAGGCGATGAGCGTCGACCAGGTCCGCTCGGTACTCGCACACGAGCTGGGGCACTACTCGGGGCGGCACACCCGGCTCGGCGCGGTGGCGTACCGGGGCCGGCTCGCGCTCGGCGGCACCATCAACCGGATCGGTCCGGGCAACCCGGTCGGCTGGGTGTTCAAGGGCTACGCCCGGCTCTACCTGCTGGTCGACAACGCCGCCTCGCGGCGGCAGGAACTGGAGGCCGACCGCGCCTCCGTGCAGGTCGCCGGGCGGGCCGCCGCCGCGTCCGCACTGCGCGAACTGCCGGTCCTCGACGCGGCCTGGGGCTTCTACTTCCAGCGGTACGTGCACCCCGGATGGGAGGCCGGGTTCGTCCCCGACGATCTCTTCGGCGGCTTCTACGCCCTGCTCGGCGCCCGGCAGGCGGAACTGGCGGAGCTGCGCGGGAACGAGCCGGACGGCACCGGATCACGCTGGGACACCCACCCGCCGATCCCGGAGCGGATCTCGGTGATCGCCACCGCCCCCGACGTACCCCGACCGGCCGACAACCGGCCCGGCTACGCACTCCTCCCGCAGATCGCCGCGCTCGGCCGGCGGCTCCAGGACCGGGTCGTCGACGTCGGCGACCGGCAGGTGCTGCCCTGGCCGCAGTTCACCCACGCGATGGTCGCGGCCGGCGTGCAGCGGCAGACCGACGCCGTCTTCCGGGCGCTCGGCCGGTTCACCGGGGCGCCCGAGCCGGGCCTGCCGGTGCTGTTCGAGGTGGTCCAGGCGGGCCGGCTGGGCGAGTTCGCCGAGCAGTTCTTCCCGAACGCCGACCGCCCCGAGGCGACCCGCAGGTTCGCCGAGCCGATGGAGACGCTGTTGCAGAGCGCGGCGGTCACCGCGCAGGTGGCCTGGTGGCAGCACTCCTGGTCCGAGCCGGCCAGGCTGGTCGGACGGGACGGTAGGCCGATCTCGTTCGCCGAGATCGCCGAACTGGCCGTCTGGGCGCAGACCCTGCCCGAGGCGGTCGGCCGGCTCACCGGGCTCGGCATCGACCCCACGCACGGCCGGGTGGTGCAGCGCAGGGCCACCGCCAGCGGCGCCCGGCTGCTCGCCGGGCTCGCCAACATCAAGGTCGACGGCGTCGAGCACGACGTGCTGATGCTCAACCGCGGGCTGGTCCTGGTCGGCAACCCCGGCAAGGCCGACAAGGGTACGAAGCGGCTGCGTGAACTGGTCAGCTCCACCCCGGTCGCCGAACTGGCCGGCCGGCACCAGTTCCTGCCGTTCGAGGAGGTCGCCGGCGCCACCATCCGCAAACAGGTGCCGTTGAAGGCCGAACTCGTGCTGCACGACGGCCGCCGGCTGGCGTTGCAGGAGGCGTGGAGCAGCGAACTGCTGGAGAAGAAGAGCCGCGACACCCTGCTGGAGGCGCTGCGGTCGTTCGGCGAGAGCTGA
- the mtnA gene encoding S-methyl-5-thioribose-1-phosphate isomerase produces MRTIDWVDGAVELIDQTALPGRLTVLRLDTVDELVAAIQRLAVRGAPALGVAGALGVALAAHRPGDTTAAVHLLEHARPTAVNLARGVRRAAARLPEGADAVLAEALTVRDEEIAASAAMANLGADLLAELCGERPRLLTHCNTGALAAVVGGTALGAVLELHRRDALGAVLASETRPLLQGARLTAWELGRAGVPYRVAVDGAGPFLMARGEVDGVVLGADRICANGDVINKIGTYAHALGARRAGIPFVVVAPESTVDPDTADGAQVEIEDRGAAEVLSYGHPPEQRDDLRERDDSGERDDLRERDGRPAGVGAGDAVNPAFDVTPYELVTAIVTERRVIRLDRGERV; encoded by the coding sequence ATGCGCACGATCGACTGGGTTGACGGTGCCGTCGAACTGATCGACCAGACCGCCCTGCCGGGCCGGCTCACCGTGCTCCGGCTGGACACCGTCGACGAACTGGTCGCGGCGATCCAGCGGCTCGCCGTACGCGGGGCTCCGGCCCTCGGCGTGGCCGGTGCGCTCGGGGTCGCGCTCGCCGCGCACCGGCCGGGCGACACCACGGCGGCGGTACACCTGCTGGAGCACGCGCGGCCGACGGCGGTGAACCTGGCCCGGGGCGTACGCCGGGCCGCCGCCCGGCTGCCCGAGGGCGCCGACGCGGTACTCGCCGAGGCGCTGACCGTCCGGGACGAGGAGATCGCCGCCTCGGCCGCGATGGCCAACCTCGGCGCCGACCTGCTGGCCGAACTCTGCGGGGAACGCCCCCGACTGCTCACCCACTGCAACACCGGCGCGCTGGCGGCGGTGGTCGGCGGCACCGCCCTCGGCGCGGTACTCGAACTGCACCGCCGGGACGCCCTCGGCGCCGTACTGGCCAGCGAGACCCGGCCGCTGTTGCAGGGTGCCCGGCTGACCGCCTGGGAACTGGGCCGGGCCGGCGTGCCGTACCGGGTGGCGGTGGACGGGGCGGGTCCGTTCCTGATGGCCCGGGGCGAGGTCGACGGGGTGGTGCTCGGCGCCGACCGGATCTGCGCCAACGGCGACGTGATCAACAAGATCGGCACGTACGCGCACGCGCTCGGCGCCCGCCGGGCCGGTATCCCGTTCGTGGTCGTCGCGCCGGAGTCGACAGTCGACCCGGACACGGCCGACGGTGCGCAGGTCGAAATCGAGGACCGGGGCGCCGCCGAGGTGCTGTCGTACGGCCACCCGCCGGAGCAGCGGGACGACCTGCGGGAGCGAGACGACTCGGGGGAGCGGGACGACCTGCGGGAGCGGGATGGCCGGCCGGCCGGGGTGGGTGCGGGCGACGCGGTGAACCCGGCCTTCGACGTGACGCCGTACGAGCTGGTCACGGCGATCGTCACCGAGCGGCGGGTGATCAGGCTGGATCGGGGGGAGCGGGTCTGA
- a CDS encoding prephenate dehydrogenase/arogenate dehydrogenase family protein, producing the protein MDVAVIGLGLIGGSVLRALASTGHAVLGYDADPATRATARTAAAQAPPAHRWQVARTVRDAVAGAELVVVAVPLPAVAGVLDEIAGSGYTGLVTDVTSVKEPVRLLVERHLVGRHPHGGTDRRAGFVGGHPMAGRETSGFGAADPALFTGCAWVLCLEPGTTSTADWLTLAAVLTGLGARVVPAVAAEHDRAVAAVSHVPHLLASAVAAVAAADPLAGTLAAGSFRDGTRVAATRPDLVAAMCGGNAAAVGPALDAVLRELDGARAALGAADPIGALRDWLAPGSAARRAWPPRAGDSVELPARPDALLGLGRAGGWVTGVAEDRRTVTAVRPAPPDPA; encoded by the coding sequence GTGGACGTCGCGGTGATCGGGCTCGGACTCATCGGCGGCTCGGTGCTGCGGGCACTGGCCTCGACGGGTCACGCGGTGCTCGGCTACGACGCCGACCCGGCGACCAGGGCCACCGCCCGGACCGCCGCCGCACAGGCGCCGCCGGCACACCGCTGGCAGGTCGCCCGGACGGTACGCGACGCGGTGGCCGGCGCCGAACTGGTGGTGGTCGCCGTACCGCTGCCGGCGGTGGCCGGGGTGCTCGACGAGATCGCCGGCTCCGGCTACACCGGACTGGTCACCGACGTCACCTCGGTCAAGGAGCCGGTGCGCCTCCTGGTGGAGCGGCACCTGGTCGGCCGGCACCCGCACGGCGGTACGGACCGGCGGGCCGGTTTCGTCGGCGGGCACCCGATGGCGGGCCGGGAGACCTCCGGCTTCGGTGCCGCCGATCCGGCGCTCTTCACCGGCTGTGCCTGGGTGCTCTGCCTCGAACCGGGGACGACCTCGACGGCCGACTGGTTGACGCTGGCGGCGGTGTTGACCGGCCTCGGTGCCCGGGTGGTGCCAGCGGTCGCCGCCGAACACGACCGGGCGGTGGCCGCCGTCAGTCACGTACCCCATCTGCTGGCCAGCGCGGTCGCGGCGGTCGCCGCCGCCGATCCGCTGGCCGGCACCCTGGCCGCCGGCTCGTTCCGGGACGGCACCCGGGTCGCGGCGACCCGCCCGGACCTGGTCGCGGCGATGTGCGGCGGCAACGCGGCGGCGGTCGGGCCGGCGCTGGATGCCGTACTGCGGGAACTCGACGGCGCCCGCGCGGCGCTCGGCGCGGCGGATCCGATCGGCGCGCTGCGCGACTGGCTGGCGCCCGGCTCGGCGGCCCGGCGGGCGTGGCCGCCCCGGGCGGGCGACTCGGTGGAGTTGCCGGCCCGGCCCGACGCGCTGCTCGGGCTCGGTCGGGCCGGTGGCTGGGTGACCGGGGTGGCCGAGGACCGGCGTACGGTCACCGCGGTCAGACCCGCTCCCCCCGATCCAGCCTGA
- a CDS encoding M23 family metallopeptidase, whose amino-acid sequence MPWGGSAEPGRVGRRRAYPVAVLLVTVTALAAGCADTRQPSGAPAFEPMDTSATSSPSAGDGTPSAVPTPTPTASAKPSRSPSKKPSTPPPANGGSGKYVFPVQTGNVAYHPTHSAYPATDIFANCGSPVVAVTSGRVLEVSRVDRYSKSGPQGPDNGGKSVSLLGDDGVRYYGSHLTNVTGGIEAGVRVRAGQQVGTVGRTGNANNVCHLHFGISPPCQKTADWWIRRGVVWPASFLDAWRKKRNTSPAAKVRDWRADNGCPKAP is encoded by the coding sequence ATGCCATGGGGAGGATCAGCGGAACCGGGTCGGGTCGGCCGGCGGCGGGCGTACCCGGTCGCCGTCCTGCTGGTGACGGTGACCGCGCTTGCCGCCGGTTGCGCCGACACCCGACAGCCGAGCGGCGCGCCGGCCTTCGAGCCGATGGACACCTCGGCCACGTCGAGCCCGTCCGCCGGGGACGGGACGCCGAGCGCCGTGCCGACGCCGACGCCGACCGCCAGCGCGAAGCCGAGCAGGTCGCCGTCGAAGAAGCCCAGCACCCCACCGCCGGCGAACGGCGGCAGCGGCAAGTACGTCTTCCCGGTGCAGACCGGGAACGTCGCCTACCACCCGACCCACTCGGCGTACCCGGCCACCGACATCTTCGCCAACTGCGGCTCGCCGGTGGTCGCCGTGACGAGCGGCCGGGTCCTCGAGGTGAGCCGGGTCGACCGGTACAGCAAGTCCGGGCCGCAGGGGCCGGACAACGGCGGCAAGTCGGTCTCGCTGCTCGGCGACGACGGCGTCCGCTACTACGGCTCACACCTGACGAACGTGACCGGCGGCATCGAGGCGGGCGTCCGGGTGCGCGCCGGGCAGCAGGTCGGCACGGTGGGCAGGACCGGCAACGCCAACAACGTCTGCCACCTGCACTTCGGCATCTCGCCGCCGTGCCAGAAGACCGCCGACTGGTGGATCCGGCGCGGCGTCGTCTGGCCGGCGTCGTTCCTGGACGCCTGGCGGAAGAAGCGGAACACGTCGCCGGCCGCCAAGGTGCGGGACTGGCGGGCCGACAACGGCTGCCCGAAGGCGCCGTAG
- a CDS encoding tRNA adenosine deaminase-associated protein, producing the protein MSYFAAAVVRRPSGWAATEVDLNGAGDIDEVAELLRDVDPDAEISLLFVESDDAYLAVMRLDEGDDLRVFGSDSAFAEESRLGALLVGDIKAPALDIDDVVEPVERAAGAADDDENEPTVDPDADPVGDADLLADLGISAHRLLALCAHEGMLPADVTAEVCQIIGCANEVEDLREA; encoded by the coding sequence GTGTCGTACTTCGCCGCGGCGGTGGTGCGCCGCCCGTCCGGCTGGGCCGCGACAGAAGTTGATCTTAACGGTGCGGGTGACATCGACGAGGTCGCCGAGCTGCTCCGCGACGTCGACCCGGACGCCGAGATCTCGCTGCTGTTCGTCGAGTCCGACGACGCCTACCTGGCCGTCATGCGTCTCGACGAGGGCGATGACCTGCGGGTCTTCGGCTCGGATTCGGCGTTCGCCGAGGAGTCGCGGCTCGGGGCCCTGCTCGTCGGTGACATCAAGGCTCCGGCCCTGGACATCGACGACGTGGTCGAGCCGGTGGAGCGGGCGGCCGGGGCGGCCGACGACGACGAGAACGAGCCGACCGTCGACCCGGACGCCGATCCGGTAGGTGACGCCGACCTCCTCGCCGACCTCGGCATCTCGGCCCACCGCCTGCTGGCGCTCTGCGCGCACGAGGGGATGCTGCCGGCCGACGTGACCGCCGAGGTGTGCCAGATCATCGGCTGCGCCAACGAGGTCGAGGACCTCCGCGAGGCGTGA
- the tadA gene encoding tRNA adenosine(34) deaminase TadA, which yields MPGQPLAGRRHRHEAWMRRALEVSRTPSAALPAEDVPVGAVVYGPDGTELSSARNERELTGDPTAHAEILALRRAARTVGAWRLTGCTLVVTLEPCTMCAGALVLARISTLVFGAWEPKTGAVGSLWDVVRDRRLNHRPEVYGGVLAAECAAALRSFFR from the coding sequence CTGCCGGGCCAGCCGCTGGCCGGGCGCCGGCACCGGCACGAGGCGTGGATGCGGCGCGCCCTCGAGGTCTCCCGAACGCCATCCGCCGCGCTACCGGCCGAAGACGTCCCGGTCGGTGCGGTGGTCTACGGTCCCGACGGTACGGAGTTGTCGAGCGCCCGCAACGAGCGGGAGTTGACCGGCGACCCGACCGCGCACGCCGAGATCCTCGCCCTGCGCCGAGCCGCCCGGACGGTCGGCGCCTGGCGACTGACCGGTTGCACCCTGGTGGTGACACTGGAACCGTGCACGATGTGCGCCGGTGCGCTGGTGCTCGCCCGGATCTCCACGCTCGTCTTCGGCGCGTGGGAGCCGAAGACCGGCGCGGTGGGCTCGCTCTGGGACGTCGTACGCGACCGGCGGCTCAACCACCGCCCGGAGGTGTACGGCGGTGTCCTGGCCGCCGAGTGCGCCGCCGCCCTGCGATCCTTCTTCCGCTGA
- a CDS encoding HAMP domain-containing sensor histidine kinase, with translation MKRLTIRARLTLVYGGLFLLAGVVLLAVTYVLVSQQMPATFGVTLNRAPAPKLDRIIDPGDAEQLRVFARQVQDEARQNALESLLTQGGIALAIVSATAFAFGWLIAGRALQPLHQITGTARRIAGAGIAGRGLHERIALDGPRDEVRELADTFNLMLERLDQSFDGQRRFVANASHELRTPLALNRSLLELAITRPGAPAELRQLGETLLAVNERHERLIDGLLTLADSEQQVVDRTSVDLAEVVGHVAEQLGTELPVYRQLAPARTTGDPVLLERLTQNLLENALRHNVPAGGQVWVSTGTVDGWASLVVANTGPVVPGYEVETMFQPFRRLRQERVGGGRGFGLGLSIVRAVAGAHGGSVRAEPRHGGGLVVTVLLPAETSVRAEPEHAPPTQPGYPGPARPGQLPPAAALPAVPAS, from the coding sequence GTGAAACGACTCACGATCCGCGCCCGCCTGACCCTGGTCTACGGCGGCCTCTTCCTGCTCGCCGGGGTGGTGCTGTTGGCGGTCACCTACGTCCTGGTCTCCCAACAGATGCCCGCGACCTTCGGGGTCACGCTGAACCGTGCGCCGGCGCCGAAACTCGACCGGATCATCGACCCGGGGGACGCCGAACAGCTCCGGGTCTTCGCCCGGCAGGTGCAGGACGAGGCCCGGCAGAACGCCCTGGAGAGCCTGCTGACCCAGGGCGGCATCGCACTCGCCATCGTCTCGGCGACCGCGTTCGCCTTCGGCTGGCTGATCGCCGGCCGGGCGTTGCAACCGCTGCACCAGATCACCGGTACCGCCCGGCGGATCGCCGGAGCCGGCATCGCCGGTCGCGGGCTGCACGAGCGGATCGCGCTGGACGGCCCCCGGGACGAGGTCAGGGAACTCGCCGACACCTTCAACCTGATGCTGGAACGGCTGGACCAGTCCTTCGACGGGCAGCGGCGGTTCGTCGCCAACGCCTCGCACGAGCTGCGTACGCCGCTGGCGCTGAACCGGTCACTGCTGGAACTCGCGATCACCCGGCCCGGGGCGCCGGCCGAGTTGCGGCAGCTCGGCGAGACGCTGCTGGCGGTCAACGAGCGGCACGAGCGGTTGATCGACGGGCTGCTCACCCTCGCCGACTCGGAGCAGCAGGTGGTGGACCGTACCTCGGTCGACCTGGCCGAGGTGGTCGGGCACGTCGCCGAGCAACTGGGTACGGAGCTGCCGGTGTACCGGCAGTTGGCTCCGGCGCGTACCACCGGGGATCCGGTGCTGCTGGAACGGTTGACCCAGAACCTGCTGGAGAACGCGCTGCGGCACAACGTCCCGGCCGGCGGCCAGGTCTGGGTCAGCACCGGCACCGTCGACGGTTGGGCGAGCCTGGTGGTGGCGAACACCGGCCCGGTGGTGCCGGGGTACGAGGTCGAGACGATGTTCCAGCCGTTCCGCCGGCTGCGCCAGGAGCGGGTCGGCGGCGGCCGGGGCTTCGGGCTCGGGCTGTCGATCGTCCGGGCGGTCGCCGGCGCGCACGGCGGCTCGGTCCGGGCCGAGCCCCGGCACGGCGGCGGACTGGTCGTCACGGTACTGCTGCCGGCCGAGACGTCGGTACGGGCCGAACCGGAGCACGCCCCGCCGACCCAGCCGGGATACCCCGGGCCGGCTCGTCCGGGGCAGCTTCCGCCGGCAGCGGCCCTACCGGCGGTACCGGCGAGCTGA
- a CDS encoding response regulator transcription factor: MRVLVVEDEKLLADAVAEWLRREAFAVDVAYDGDAALERLGVNDYDVVVLDRDLPVVHGDDVCRAIVEGGGATRVLMLTAAAAVRDRVAGLALGADDYLIKPFALVELSARVHALIRRARPAAPPKLTRAGLVVDPARHEVYRDGRYVALSRKEFAVLAELMRAGGAVVSAEELLERAWDEHIDPFTNVVRVTVMKLRRKLGDPQIVETVPGVGYQIR; encoded by the coding sequence GTGCGGGTACTGGTGGTCGAGGACGAGAAGCTGTTGGCGGACGCCGTCGCCGAGTGGTTGCGCCGGGAGGCGTTCGCCGTCGACGTCGCGTACGACGGCGACGCGGCCCTGGAACGGCTCGGCGTCAACGACTACGACGTGGTGGTGCTCGACCGGGATCTGCCGGTGGTGCACGGCGACGACGTGTGCCGGGCGATCGTGGAGGGCGGGGGCGCGACCCGGGTGCTGATGCTCACCGCCGCAGCCGCCGTACGCGACCGGGTGGCCGGGCTCGCCCTGGGCGCCGACGACTATCTGATCAAGCCGTTCGCGCTCGTCGAACTCTCCGCCCGGGTACACGCGCTGATCCGGCGGGCCAGGCCGGCCGCACCGCCGAAGCTGACCCGGGCCGGTCTGGTGGTCGACCCGGCCCGGCACGAGGTCTACCGCGACGGCCGGTACGTCGCGCTCTCCCGCAAGGAGTTCGCGGTGCTCGCCGAGCTGATGCGGGCCGGCGGTGCGGTGGTATCCGCCGAGGAACTGCTGGAGCGGGCCTGGGACGAGCACATCGACCCGTTCACAAACGTCGTCCGGGTGACAGTGATGAAGTTGCGCCGCAAGCTCGGCGATCCGCAGATCGTCGAGACCGTGCCGGGAGTGGGGTATCAGATCAGGTGA